Proteins co-encoded in one Brassica rapa cultivar Chiifu-401-42 chromosome A02, CAAS_Brap_v3.01, whole genome shotgun sequence genomic window:
- the LOC103852288 gene encoding uncharacterized protein LOC103852288 isoform X1 has product MMGLLVCDSELFSPDLPVSASATGSSSDVHGGSEFLSPPDPPDPPDPPDLDFDGDSITAVCSLIYWSSPTPSKAISFAGSIVSSMEVFRFISSCTNSYSDTQDSPVLQGFISRIYDLSAFVAMCLTLLVALVVIISMGISKLVYKVDCQELTNLLSESWSFDVHRILLAIRSLIFSFVVLYAHFSCCCAYVMANSLACDAFLCCNTSSSNGILNV; this is encoded by the exons ATGATGGGTCTTTTGGTTTGTGATTCGGAGTTATTTTCTCCAGATCTGCCAGTCTCCGCTTCTGCTACAGGATCTTCCTCTGATGTTCATGGTGGCTCTGAGTTTCTGAGCCCGCCAGACCCACCGGACCCTCCAGATCCACCGGATTTGGATTTTGACGGTGACTCAATTACGGCAGTATGCAGTCTCATCTACTGGTCTTCCCCGACTCCTTCTAAGGCTATCAG TTTTGCAGGGAGCATTGTGTCGTCAATGGAAGTCTTCCGTTTCATTAGTTCGTGTACGAACTCGTATTCGGATACGCAAGACTCACCGGTATTACAAGGTTTTATCTCCCGGATTTATGACCTCTCTGCCTTTGTTGCAATGTGTCTAACCCTTTTGGTTGCACTAGTTGTGATCATATCAATGGGTATCTCTAAGCTTGTCTACAAGGTAGACTGTCAAGAACTCACTAACCTTCTTTCAGAGAGTTGGTCATTCGATGTTCACCGGATCTTACTCGCTATTCGATCCCTTATCTTTTCCTTTGTTGTTTTATATGCTCATTTCTCTTGTTGTTGTGCTTATGTTATGGCAAACTCTTTGGCTTGTGATGCCTTCCTATGTTGTAACACCTCCTCCTCTAATGGAATTCTAAACGTTTAA
- the LOC103852288 gene encoding protein ASYMMETRIC LEAVES 2 isoform X2, translated as MASSSTNSPCAACKFLRRKCQPECVFAPYFPPDQPQKFANVHKVFGASNVTKLLNELHPSQREDAVNSLAYEADMRLRDPVYGCVGVISLLQHQLRQLQIDLSCAKSELSKYQSLGILAATHQSLGINLLAGANADGSTTATVRDHHYHHHQFFPREQMFGGLDVPTGNNYDGGILAIGQISQFQQPRAAAGDDGRRTVDPS; from the coding sequence ATGGCATCTTCATCAACAAACTCACCATGCGCAGCCTGCAAATTCCTCCGTCGAAAATGCCAACCGGAGTGTGTATTCGCTCCATATTTCCCACCTGACCAACCACAAAAATTCGCAAACGTTCACAAAGTCTTTGGAGCAAGCAACGTCACGAAGCTCCTCAACGAGCTTCACCCTTCGCAACGTGAAGACGCAGTGAACTCTTTAGCTTATGAAGCCGACATGCGTCTCCGTGATCCAGTCTACGGCTGCGTCGGAGTCATCTCTCTCCTCCAACATCAGCTTCGCCAGCTTCAGATCGATCTCAGCTGCGCCAAATCTGAGCTTTCCAAGTACCAAAGCCTCGGTATACTCGCCGCCACCCATCAGAGCCTTGGAATCAACTTACTCGCAGGCGCCAATGCAGATGGATCGACGACGGCCACAGTGAGAGACCATCATTATCATCACCACCAGTTTTTCCCTAGAGAGCAGATGTTTGGTGGGTTAGATGTTCCTACCGGTAACAACTACGACGGAGGGATTCTTGCGATTGGACAGATCAGTCAGTTTCAGCAGCCGAGAGCAGCCGCTGGAGATGATGGTCGCCGTACTGTTGATCCGTCTTga